One part of the Ignisphaera cupida genome encodes these proteins:
- a CDS encoding thioredoxin family protein yields MSVKDAAKESRDDDIGSILDRIAMDFVKGSRVIEVESRGQCCKTIYGFKSIHSLKDFIDVVNNCKVVFVLVTTTYCPYCRMFKPVFAKVANEFRGSAAFIEANADYVPEIAMEFGVYSTPTTIVIIDGKAVDALLGYIPYQYFRGYVENILKSARCGEN; encoded by the coding sequence ATGAGTGTGAAAGATGCTGCTAAGGAGAGTAGAGATGATGATATTGGAAGTATTTTAGATAGAATTGCCATGGATTTTGTTAAAGGCTCTAGGGTTATCGAGGTTGAGAGTAGAGGGCAGTGCTGCAAAACAATATATGGGTTTAAATCTATTCACTCTCTAAAAGATTTCATTGATGTTGTTAACAATTGCAAAGTTGTTTTTGTACTTGTAACCACTACCTACTGCCCATACTGTAGGATGTTCAAACCTGTTTTCGCAAAGGTTGCAAACGAGTTTAGAGGTTCTGCAGCATTTATAGAAGCTAATGCTGATTATGTTCCAGAAATTGCTATGGAGTTTGGTGTTTACTCAACACCAACAACAATTGTGATTATCGATGGAAAAGCAGTTGATGCTTTGCTTGGCTACATACCATACCAGTACTTTAGAGGATATGTTGAAAATATTTTAAAGAGTGCTAGATGTGGTGAGAATTAG